GCTATAATATTAATGTACAAATCATCcattacaaaaataatgaaataatgaGATTAGAATAAGAGTAGAGACTATGCTTATTTTGTATTTAAAATAAGCATTTGATCGGATGATACTgataaaaaaagtagtcaaaattatctaaataatcattccattttttttaatacaacGGAGGGCTAAGAAGCCACAAAACAGAACCACGACAACCGAAATAAAGAAAACTAGACATGGTTGACAACTCTAGGCCATGATATATCCATGGCATCCTGCCAAGAGGCTCGCCCAAGAAGGACAGTTAGGAAGCAAGTGAAGGCCTTTGGGCTCCGAGAGGGCCTTATTAGCAAGCTTGTCGGCAGTCATGTTCGCTTCTCTATAGATGTGGGCAAACTGGACTTTCCACTCTTTGTTGATGAGGTCAATGCAAGCCCCAAAAAGattagagcacaaaccattatTAGTATCCCTATTCTTCATCCAGTTAATGGCCGTCATAGAGTCACTCTCAACAATCAAATGTTTAATCCCCATCTCCCATGGTAACTCGAGACCTTTAAGGATAGCCCACATCTCAGAGTGGATGGGCAGGCAGTTCCCAATGTTGAACGTGAATCCCGCCTTCCAGGTACCATACTCCATTacgttattattaatattaatttgcaCATTAAGATTACAATAAtgaagtttaattattttttatgtcaataaatgAAATCTAGGTGCCATTAATGTCATTAATGTATTTTATGAAATTCCTTTAAGTATCAAAAAAAGGAGAAATTATACTATAGGTTGAGGTTGAAAGGATCTAATTGACGTAGCTACCAATAAGATATTTCCTAATAATAAGCAGAAGGAAGAGGGGATAAATATACCCTCATTGAAGACTAGTTCTAATCTGCAATTATAGGCCCGGGCCGTCACCATATTTTCATATATCCATACATACCTCACTTTTCTACTTGATTCCATTTTACCAATTTTCTTTCAGTTAATCTTCCTTCActtcaatcatgagtttggttGCTAAGTTGATGATTTATGCACTCCCTTTTTCAACACTTGCTTTATTCCCACTTATCTTACCCCTTTATTTTGGTTTCAAACTCCTAAGGCGTATTAAATCTACTCTTTTCACTGAAAACTTACATGCTAAGGTCGTACTTATCACTGGCGCATCTTCTGGCATTGGCGAGCATTTAGCTTATGAATATGGGAAGAGAGGGGCACGTCTAGCGCTTGCTGCCAGAAGAGAGGATCGTCTTCAAGCTGTAGCAGAGAAAGCTAAGAAGCTGGGTTCTCCAGATGTTGCTGTCTTTCGCGCAGATGTTTCCAATCCTCAAGATTGCAAAACTTTGGTTGATCAAACCGTCCTCCATTTTGGCCAATGTAAATCAAAACATCTATCATTGAGAAATTCTATTATGGACCGGTTTATCTTTCCACTCAGATGATGTCATATCACCAGTTAGAATAACGTGATATTATCTTAGTGGAAAGCACTCATTGCTATTATTTTCCTTTATAAAACCTAACTACTTTTTATTCATCTTTTGAAACAGTGGACCATCTAGTTAATAACGCTGGAATCCTCCGAACCGCAACGTTCCAAGGCTGCGATGATGTTTCTAATTTTGCCCCCATCAtggtaattatatatattaatggcTAAAATTATTTCTTCAATATTAACGGTTCATACTAAATCATGCATctgggtaattaattatttgtgtaaatatatataggATACAAATTTCTGGGGTTCAGTACATTGTACTCACTCGGCTATACCACATTTAAGGAAAAGCAAAGGCAAAATTGTGGTGATTTCGTCAATTGCTAGTTGGCTACCAACCCCAAAATTGAGCTTCTACAATGTATATATGGATATTCTAATTTCtctataatatattatattgtgagtaattttattttttatatattataattgttGATTTGATTTGCAATGAGTTCAGGCAAGCAAGGCAGCCTTGACAACCTTTTTCGAGACTTTGAGGGTTGAGTTTGGTTCTGAAATCGGAATAACAATTGTCACTCCTGGGGCTATTCATTCTGAAATGACTTCAAACGAGTTTCTTTCCGAGGTAATTACTTTGTAACCCctaaattacaattttttttattatacgaCCAACACACCACATCAGGTGATCTAATTTTCGTTAAGAACTAACGGATTGATCGATTATGTTTTGGGTAGTTTGGGCTTGATAGAACGGGAGTTGAATCGACAGAAGTGTGTGCAAAGGCAATTGTGGAGAGTGCATGCCGTGGAGATAGGTCTTTGATAGTGCCATCACATGATATAGTAAGCTTTATTCTTAAGATTGTTTCTCCAGAATTGTTAGAATGGTTGTTGCGTTACCATATTCTTCAGAAGAAATCGACCACTACGAAAAAGGAAGCCTAGGAAGAGAACAACTTCCAACATACATGTGTGTGCGTCCATGATGTCAGATGGTGGTTGAGTTGTGATTATTTTTCAACATGTTACCAAATAATAAGAGCATAAGTAATTGTATTTGTTTACTGATTAATATATGATGTCTTATATATAAACTGTAAATACTTGGTATGATTTAAattgttattatttcttttgTATGTTTGTGTCACAGTTGAATTCAAGTTAGTTATGAATTCAAGTGAATCAACAAATAAGAAGTTATCATTAATTTCTAAAGAAAACGTCTCTTTTCTCAGTTGAATAAACTGTAAGGCTCCGTTTGGTACGTTGTAATGAGCGTCGTAATGGAATGATCATTACGATTGAggttcattaccatgtttggttagtcATATCATTTTTTTCGTAATGGAATCACAAATAcatatttcaatttttctttccaAATTTATGTAATGATCATTACAAACAAAATAAGTAAGAATCTTCATTACGATTGGTCcttgtattttttattactaatagcaaaataaaaacatgaaaacatatataaaaaccaaaaaaatacgaaaacgagaaaaaatgcaaaaaaatgaAAACGGAAAACGAtacaaaatgtgaaaaacacgaaaaaaggaaaaggagaaaaaacacaaaaatgagaaaataagaaaaacagaaaagagaaaatgagaaaaaacggaaaatctgaaaaatgaaaaaaaaagaaaaacatgaaaacaaaaaaagtaAACGGAAACatgcgaaaaatgaaaaaaccaaaaatgagaaacacacaaaaaaaaacacatgaaaACGGGAAAAGGCGAAAACCatgaaaatggtaaaaaatgtgaaaaacatgaaaaaaggaaaaggagaaaaaacacaaataagaaaaacagaaaagagaaaaaatgagaaaaacaacaaaaacaggAAAACcccgaaaaatgaaaaaaaaaaacaggaaaaacatgaaaataaaaagaaaaaagtaaacgaaaaaatgtgaaaaatgaaaaaaaaaaacgagaaaCATGCAAAAAAACACTTGAAAATTGCATTTAACTAATATAAACATACGTATTGTAACGATAAGttcattttatcaattttattaaaatttccCAACCAAACATGATAATGGAATcattattccattccattccattacacatttgattacattacattgcattacaatGTACCAAACGGACgctaataatatttattttgtatgttttggataaAATGAGTACAAGGGTATAAATTCAGTGAGTTAGAGACTATAGAAGCGGTGGGTAGGGACCCTGGTGAGGTCAAATGTTTATGCTTTTGGTTCATTCggttcattttctctctccatgGACATGGCCGTTCCTGACCTTTTAGAGGTCCGGGGCGAGATGATAAATTTGGGCTccctatatatacattttacttttttttttttttttaaaaaatggaggttgaatgattttttttattacaaggaATAAGGTACTAATTTAGTCATATGGTTATTAGGAGAGAGCAATAAGCACTCATAcataaaataatgcaattttaagCCTAACGTTTATCAATTTGTACATTTTCAAGTTTAATTGACGAAAATGAGGTCTTTTATGTGTAATTTCTTGTTCTATCCTAACTTCAACCTCCACCGTTCTAGTCACTCAATATGGAAATAACTCATTTTTAATCAACTAGGTTTGAAATTGCACCAACTCGTAAACGTTATGTTTAAGATTACAATATTTTCTATATGGAAGCTAAATTAGTAGTGCAGAGTATACTAATTAGAATTATTTATGTACTAAAATAACAAGTATATATGTCATGTAAAATTgcaagaaataaataagtatattattttttatattgaatatatatatatatatatatatatatagacattttttttttggaaatgaattgacatttaaattttagaaaaaaatgaaattggataacaataataatgaggaaaaaaattaaatggttatttttttattcaatatataaattgataatttagatttaagaaAATATGGAAATTATAATAACAATTCATTACAGAAAATAAAtggaaaaaatatatttgatagtGATAAAATAAGATGAGGGGAGgaaaaaatatttgaaagtaattaaaaaataggaaGAAAGATGTTCAAATCCTCAATCTCAATAAatggaaaaaatatatattttatagtgataaaataaaatgatgaaggaaaaatatatttgaaagtaattaaaaaatgagGAGAATGAGGTTCGAACCCTCAACCCTCATACCATCTGAACCAATTAATTCTAATGTTTAATATTCATCTCtgtgtttatatatatactataaaaatattttataaatacatcataaaaatattttttttgggccCCTTATCGTTATGGGCCCTGGACGGGCGCCCCGCATTTCAtagcccagggccggccctgtccatggaatggaatagaaatttaatttaacatccataactaatattttatttaattctaaAATTACGTCTTTTATATTTATCGATAGTCTATTTTACATTTCGTgtgaaaaatgataaaaatggaaaaaaaatacaaaaaaagaaGTAAAAATACGAATAAGAGAGGAGTACGCATACAAGGGGCTAAGTCGAAGCCAGACTAAAACCCTACGTAACGCCGAGATTTTCCCGAGTTTCGACCATCCAACTTCTACCGAAGAGATCTATCCTTTTTAAACCTCAAGCATTCCATCAATTCGTCTGTCGGTATTCCATCTCGAAAAGACTCCCTGAGATTAAACCTTGCTTCACAAACGACCCACATAAAATTAACTCTTGAACCCAAAATGTCTATAGAAGTTTCACTCTACGAAGACATCTGTCTCCTTTTCTAAAGGCGTGATGTCCGACTCTCCTAGTCCCTAGTGAACTAGGATGAATCGCTTTGACAACTGACTCAATCTTGTCTCCCTTTCCAAAGGCGGGATGTCCGACTCTCCTAGTCCCTAGTGAACTAGGATGAATCGCTTTGACAACTGACTC
The DNA window shown above is from Euphorbia lathyris chromosome 1, ddEupLath1.1, whole genome shotgun sequence and carries:
- the LOC136230437 gene encoding 11-beta-hydroxysteroid dehydrogenase A-like, which gives rise to MSLVAKLMIYALPFSTLALFPLILPLYFGFKLLRRIKSTLFTENLHAKVVLITGASSGIGEHLAYEYGKRGARLALAARREDRLQAVAEKAKKLGSPDVAVFRADVSNPQDCKTLVDQTVLHFGQLDHLVNNAGILRTATFQGCDDVSNFAPIMDTNFWGSVHCTHSAIPHLRKSKGKIVVISSIASWLPTPKLSFYNASKAALTTFFETLRVEFGSEIGITIVTPGAIHSEMTSNEFLSEFGLDRTGVESTEVCAKAIVESACRGDRSLIVPSHDIVSFILKIVSPELLEWLLRYHILQKKSTTTKKEA